A region from the Cyprinus carpio isolate SPL01 chromosome A8, ASM1834038v1, whole genome shotgun sequence genome encodes:
- the mob3a gene encoding MOB kinase activator 3A, with the protein MSTALKQVFNKDRTFRPKRKFEPGTQRFELHKKAQASLNAGLDLKQAVQLPHGEDLNDWVAVHVVDFFNRINLIYGTISDSCTDQTCPVMSGGPKYEYRWQDEQKYKKPTALSAPKYMSLLMDWIEVQINNEHIFPTNVGTPFPKTFMQVAKKILSRLFRVFVHVYIHHFDCVSQMGAEAHVNTCYKHFYNFVTEFSLIDHKELEPLKEMTSRMCH; encoded by the exons ATGTCCACAGCCCTAAAACAAGTCTTCAACAAGGACAGGACATTCCGGCCCAAGCGCAAGTTTGAGCCTGGAACGCAGCGCTTTGAGCTGCACAAGAAAGCACAGGCGTCCCTAAATGCCGGCCTTGACCTGAAGCAGGCGGTGCAGCTGCCGCACGGCGAAGACCTCAATGACTGGGTGGCCGTTCACGTGGTGGACTTCTTTAACCGAATCAACCTCATCTATGGCACCATCAGCGACTCCTGCACAGACCAGACCTGCCCCGTTATGTCAGGTGGGCCTAAGTACGAATACCGCTGGCAGGATGAGCAAAAGTACAAGAAGCCTACTGCTCTCTCTGCACCCAAATACATGAGCCTGCTTATGGACTGGATTGAGGTCCAGATCAACAATGAGCATATCTTCCCCACTAATGTTG GTACGCCATTCCCTAAGACCTTCATGCAGGTAGCAAAGAAGATCTTGTCTCGTTTGTTCCGAGTCTTTGTCCATGTCTACATCCACCACTTTGATTGCGTGAGCCAGATGGGAGCAGAGGCCCACGTGAACACCTGTTACAAACATTTCTATAACTTTGTCACTGAATTCAGCCTCATAGACCACAAAGAGCTGGAACCTCTG AAAGAGATGACATCACGGATGTGCCACTGA